The following coding sequences lie in one uncultured Mailhella sp. genomic window:
- a CDS encoding pyruvate carboxylase, with product MSAKTMEQVQAELKGKAILVANRGIPARRICRAIRERFGAVAIMTATDVDKTSPAASAAQELMLLGPNPSAYLDLDLIISKAKARGVVGIHPGWGFASEDDSFPRKCAESGITFIGSTCESMNLLGNKVQARNLATRIGVPVVPGSDGAVDINGARKVIKKIGLPVMLKAEGGGGGRGIFVIRTMQELEDAFVKASTMAEASFGNPRLFVERYLEHVRHIEIQVIADQYGNVFAFDERDCTVQRNHQKLVEITPSPWPGMTQKLRDQLKEYARALIKAVNYYSLATVEFLVTQDGTPYMIEVNTRLQVEHGITESRYGIDLVGAQIAIAFGAELPFNEENTKPQNWAMQVRINCEDPQNNFTPNCGRVVRYESPGGPGIRIDSNLCAGYDFPSNYDSAGALLIAFGRSWERILSIMNRALEEYTISGIKTTLPFYRHILQNEQFRSANFDTNFVANTPELFDYQDLAPEGERLSHLVAEITAKGYNPFVQLGQYRSADTPRLPAFEPVLPHISGADRYAPSPYPHERDQLLEFLRDSKMVHFTDTTTRDMTQSNTGNRFRLAEDALIGPYLDSCNFFSLENGGGAHFHVAMMANMTYPFTEAQAWNQFAPKTLKQLLVRSTNVLGYTPQPRNLMNITGEMICDNYQIIRCFDFLNDMRNMRPIAEVVLSRNDVVFEPALSISVAKGFDIDHYLNVTAATLDMVGSIAGCTQKDASRMIILGLKDMAGICSPSFIADLTLAIRKQWPDLVLHYHRHATDGLFVPAVGAAAKAGVQIVDTGLGASVRTYGQGDVLATVAYMENELGLKTMVNKDMIAQANFVLKQIMPFYDRYCSPYFQGTDYNAVYHCMPGGATSSSQEGAMKQGYIQLLPHMLRFLAAIRKIVRYHDVTPGSQITWNTAFLAVTNAFKRSGEKGVQDLIRVAELAAVTPEDQVDDILREQRLDIYRDCNDAFRNLLLGKFGRLPLGFPEDWVYESAFGSSAYRSALASRTEDSPLEHLKDVNVEAESKACAAIIKRAPTDEELVMYLNHPGDAVKTMQFVKKYGDPNRLPLHVWFEGLKLGQELQFTDSSGKPHKMTIFRISPVTDHGTVTVRYSFDSILISHEVKVSEGRMTSADTTMADENNIYHVAAPSNGDLWVMYVKPGDIVKAGDELFNISIMKQEKAVLAPTDGIVKRVLKTADYQATRKMIPVREGELIVELGPCPIVCPNPDCGKPLPSAAMHYCPWCGCPVEKTDKEPGS from the coding sequence ATGTCTGCAAAAACCATGGAACAAGTTCAGGCCGAGCTCAAAGGCAAAGCCATACTCGTGGCCAACCGCGGCATTCCCGCCCGCCGCATCTGCCGCGCCATCCGCGAACGCTTCGGCGCCGTGGCCATCATGACCGCCACCGACGTGGACAAGACCTCCCCCGCGGCCTCCGCCGCTCAGGAACTCATGCTCCTCGGTCCCAACCCCTCCGCCTACCTCGACCTCGACCTCATCATCAGCAAGGCCAAGGCCCGCGGCGTGGTCGGCATCCATCCCGGCTGGGGCTTCGCCTCCGAAGACGACAGCTTCCCCCGCAAGTGCGCCGAATCCGGCATCACCTTCATCGGCTCCACCTGCGAATCCATGAACCTGCTCGGCAACAAGGTGCAGGCCAGAAATCTCGCCACCAGGATCGGCGTGCCCGTCGTGCCCGGTTCCGACGGCGCGGTCGACATCAACGGCGCGCGCAAGGTCATCAAGAAAATCGGTCTGCCCGTCATGCTCAAGGCTGAAGGCGGCGGCGGCGGTCGCGGCATCTTCGTCATCCGCACCATGCAGGAACTCGAAGACGCCTTCGTCAAGGCTTCCACCATGGCCGAAGCTTCCTTCGGCAACCCCCGCCTCTTCGTCGAACGCTACCTCGAACACGTCCGCCACATCGAAATCCAGGTCATCGCCGATCAGTACGGCAACGTCTTCGCCTTCGATGAACGCGACTGCACCGTGCAGCGCAATCATCAGAAGCTCGTCGAAATCACGCCGTCCCCCTGGCCCGGCATGACCCAGAAACTCCGCGATCAGCTCAAGGAATACGCACGCGCCCTCATCAAGGCCGTCAACTACTATTCCCTCGCCACCGTGGAATTCCTCGTCACCCAGGACGGCACCCCCTACATGATCGAGGTCAACACCCGTCTCCAGGTCGAACACGGCATCACCGAAAGCCGCTACGGCATCGACCTCGTCGGCGCGCAGATCGCCATCGCCTTCGGCGCCGAACTCCCCTTCAACGAGGAAAACACCAAGCCCCAGAACTGGGCCATGCAGGTCCGCATCAACTGCGAAGACCCCCAGAACAACTTTACCCCCAACTGCGGTCGCGTCGTCCGCTACGAATCCCCCGGCGGCCCCGGCATCCGCATCGACTCCAACCTCTGCGCCGGTTACGACTTCCCCTCGAACTACGATTCCGCGGGCGCGCTCCTCATCGCCTTCGGCAGAAGCTGGGAACGCATTCTCAGCATCATGAACCGCGCCCTCGAAGAGTACACCATTTCCGGCATCAAGACCACGCTGCCCTTCTATCGCCACATCCTCCAGAACGAACAGTTCCGCTCCGCCAACTTCGACACCAACTTCGTCGCCAATACGCCGGAACTCTTCGACTATCAGGATCTCGCGCCCGAAGGCGAACGTCTCAGCCACCTCGTGGCCGAAATCACCGCCAAGGGATACAATCCCTTCGTGCAGCTCGGTCAGTACCGCTCCGCAGACACCCCCCGTCTGCCCGCCTTCGAGCCCGTGCTGCCCCACATCTCCGGCGCAGACCGCTACGCTCCGAGCCCCTATCCCCACGAACGCGATCAGCTGCTCGAATTCCTGCGTGATTCCAAGATGGTGCACTTCACCGACACCACCACCCGCGACATGACGCAGTCCAATACCGGCAACCGCTTCCGCCTCGCCGAAGATGCGCTCATCGGGCCCTACCTCGATTCCTGCAACTTCTTCTCCCTCGAAAACGGCGGCGGCGCTCACTTCCATGTGGCCATGATGGCCAACATGACCTATCCCTTCACCGAGGCTCAGGCCTGGAATCAGTTCGCGCCCAAGACGCTCAAGCAGCTGCTCGTGCGTTCCACCAACGTGCTCGGCTACACCCCCCAGCCCCGCAACCTCATGAACATCACCGGCGAAATGATCTGCGACAATTACCAGATCATCCGCTGCTTCGACTTCCTCAACGATATGCGCAACATGCGCCCCATCGCCGAAGTCGTGCTCTCCCGCAACGACGTGGTCTTTGAACCCGCCCTCTCCATCTCCGTGGCCAAGGGCTTCGACATCGACCACTACCTCAACGTGACCGCCGCCACCCTCGACATGGTCGGCAGCATCGCGGGCTGCACCCAGAAGGACGCCTCGCGCATGATCATCCTCGGCCTCAAGGACATGGCCGGCATCTGCTCGCCGTCCTTCATCGCCGATCTCACCCTGGCCATCCGCAAGCAGTGGCCCGACCTCGTGCTTCATTACCATCGCCACGCCACCGACGGCCTCTTCGTGCCCGCCGTGGGCGCCGCCGCCAAGGCAGGCGTTCAGATCGTCGATACCGGCCTCGGCGCCAGCGTGCGCACCTACGGTCAGGGCGACGTGCTCGCCACCGTGGCCTACATGGAAAATGAACTCGGCCTCAAAACCATGGTCAACAAGGACATGATCGCCCAGGCCAACTTCGTGCTCAAGCAGATCATGCCCTTCTACGACCGCTACTGCTCCCCCTACTTCCAGGGCACCGACTACAACGCCGTGTATCACTGCATGCCCGGCGGAGCCACCTCGTCCTCGCAGGAAGGCGCCATGAAGCAGGGCTACATTCAGCTGCTGCCCCACATGCTGCGCTTCCTTGCCGCCATCCGCAAGATCGTGCGCTATCACGACGTCACGCCCGGTTCCCAGATCACCTGGAACACCGCCTTCCTCGCCGTGACCAACGCCTTCAAGCGCAGCGGCGAAAAGGGCGTGCAGGACCTCATCCGCGTGGCCGAACTCGCCGCCGTCACCCCCGAAGATCAGGTGGACGACATCCTTCGCGAACAGCGCCTCGACATCTACCGCGACTGCAACGACGCCTTCCGCAACCTGCTGCTCGGCAAGTTCGGCCGCCTGCCCCTCGGCTTCCCCGAAGACTGGGTCTATGAGAGCGCCTTCGGCAGCTCCGCCTACCGCTCCGCCCTCGCCTCCCGCACCGAGGATTCTCCCCTCGAGCACCTGAAGGACGTCAACGTTGAAGCCGAATCCAAGGCCTGCGCCGCCATCATCAAGCGCGCCCCCACCGACGAAGAACTCGTCATGTACCTGAACCACCCCGGCGACGCCGTCAAAACCATGCAGTTCGTCAAGAAGTACGGCGATCCCAACCGCCTGCCCCTGCATGTGTGGTTTGAAGGCCTCAAGCTGGGTCAGGAACTCCAGTTCACCGACTCGAGCGGCAAGCCCCACAAGATGACCATCTTCCGCATCAGTCCCGTCACCGATCACGGAACCGTCACCGTGCGCTACAGCTTCGACTCCATCCTCATCAGTCACGAAGTCAAAGTCTCCGAAGGCCGCATGACCTCCGCCGACACCACCATGGCCGATGAGAACAACATCTACCACGTGGCCGCCCCCTCCAACGGCGACCTCTGGGTGATGTACGTCAAGCCCGGCGATATCGTGAAGGCCGGAGACGAACTGTTCAACATCTCCATCATGAAGCAGGAAAAGGCCGTGCTCGCCCCCACCGACGGCATCGTCAAACGCGTGCTCAAAACCGCCGACTACCAGGCCACGCGTAAAATGATCCCCGTGCGCGAAGGCGAACTCATCGTCGAACTCGGCCCCTGCCCCATCGTCTGCCCCAACCCCGACTGCGGCAAACCCCTCCCCTCCGCCGCCATGCACTACTGCCCGTGGTGCGGCTGCCCCGTGGAAAAGACCGATAAGGAACCCGGCAGCTAA
- a CDS encoding PD-(D/E)XK nuclease family protein produces MTIPIKKFESDAVIVNYSKKNNIFDFISLNELGTSQLIAWLLDPEESHGLGNAFLKAFVAEINNSVKQHEELNSDRLTLGDIGSATILTEQTIKHYGKKGRLDILLVSDKVCIVIENKFGSKEHNNQLSFYQKYFSNTRKNKLEKTFFVYLDVNMNVPEMEHIAQKGWIPLDFSWISEFIVNHKKDVKEQRIRYILESFHTAIDDESAFDDCMDQLCHTHAELINAVKDLHEDSITDFIADKKHFDISLYKTYVKHQWIFERLIKRMKYIKEIDLSLAVSKKFKTSYYIQKGSCDFTTWKIAERSEENDTYWPIYINISLNDDDTCSIKLYLYISDMRQDESMLTSLESAAGKIKNKADFSFTERNTYCLMSSTDVSQKQLLNAFGEQWDALLKIQKIITH; encoded by the coding sequence ATGACCATCCCCATCAAAAAGTTTGAATCCGACGCCGTTATTGTCAACTATTCAAAAAAGAACAATATATTTGATTTTATTTCGCTCAATGAGCTCGGCACGTCACAACTGATCGCCTGGCTTCTTGATCCAGAAGAAAGTCACGGTTTAGGCAATGCCTTTCTCAAAGCTTTTGTGGCGGAGATAAACAACAGCGTCAAACAGCACGAAGAGCTGAACTCAGACCGGCTGACCCTCGGCGACATCGGTTCCGCGACCATTCTTACCGAGCAGACCATCAAGCATTACGGGAAAAAGGGAAGACTGGACATTCTTCTTGTCAGCGACAAGGTATGCATTGTCATTGAAAACAAATTCGGCTCCAAGGAACACAACAATCAGCTCAGTTTCTATCAAAAATATTTTTCCAACACGCGCAAAAACAAGCTGGAGAAAACGTTCTTCGTCTATCTCGACGTCAATATGAACGTTCCTGAAATGGAACACATCGCCCAAAAGGGCTGGATACCGCTCGACTTCTCCTGGATATCCGAATTTATCGTCAATCATAAGAAGGACGTCAAAGAACAGCGGATAAGATACATTCTCGAATCATTCCATACCGCCATTGACGACGAAAGCGCCTTCGACGACTGCATGGATCAGCTCTGTCACACGCATGCAGAACTCATCAACGCCGTGAAGGATCTGCATGAGGACAGCATCACCGATTTTATTGCCGACAAGAAGCACTTCGACATTTCTCTGTATAAAACATACGTCAAACATCAGTGGATATTTGAAAGACTTATCAAGAGAATGAAATATATAAAGGAGATAGACCTTTCCCTTGCCGTAAGCAAAAAGTTTAAAACATCCTATTACATACAAAAAGGCTCGTGCGATTTCACGACTTGGAAAATTGCGGAACGTTCCGAAGAAAATGACACCTACTGGCCGATTTACATTAATATTTCCCTCAATGACGACGACACCTGCTCCATCAAACTGTATCTTTACATAAGCGACATGAGACAGGATGAAAGTATGTTGACCAGCCTTGAAAGCGCCGCAGGAAAAATAAAAAACAAAGCAGATTTTTCTTTCACGGAAAGAAATACCTACTGCCTCATGTCGTCCACGGATGTTTCACAGAAACAGCTCCTGAACGCCTTCGGCGAACAGTGGGATGCCCTCTTGAAAATCCAAAAAATCATCACGCATTGA
- a CDS encoding bifunctional methionine sulfoxide reductase B/A protein gives MTESGFRIVARGDAAVPPLTPRGADVILRKATEAPWSGEYEKNTAAGTYLCRQCGVALYRSSDKFDSGCGWPAFDDALPDIVRRLPDADGRRVEIVCNHCGAHLGHVFEGERLTEKNTRYCVNSLSMSFAPAGSEKEKLGLALYTQVRGTSVAVLAGGCFWGVEDAMSKLPGVVDVRSGYTGGHTDRPSYEDVCRGDTGHAEAVLVRFDPAKISYEAIVRRFFEIHDPTQLNRQGPDVGSQYRSAVFWLDENQKQTAQKLIDELRRLGYDVVTQLEPAGPFYEAEAWHQDFTRRTGRGGCHLPVPRFDRPAK, from the coding sequence ATGACAGAGAGCGGATTTCGTATTGTGGCGCGCGGCGATGCCGCCGTGCCGCCTCTCACGCCCAGGGGAGCGGATGTGATTCTCCGCAAGGCCACGGAAGCGCCGTGGTCCGGTGAATATGAAAAGAACACGGCGGCGGGAACGTATTTGTGCCGTCAGTGCGGCGTAGCGCTGTATCGTTCGTCGGACAAGTTTGATTCCGGCTGCGGCTGGCCCGCCTTTGACGACGCGCTGCCCGACATCGTGCGTCGTCTGCCCGATGCCGACGGTCGCCGCGTGGAGATCGTGTGCAATCATTGCGGGGCGCATCTGGGACACGTGTTTGAAGGCGAGCGTCTGACGGAAAAGAATACGCGTTACTGCGTGAATTCGTTGTCGATGAGCTTTGCGCCTGCGGGCAGCGAGAAGGAGAAGCTGGGGCTTGCGCTGTACACGCAGGTTCGCGGAACCAGCGTGGCGGTGCTTGCGGGCGGCTGTTTCTGGGGCGTGGAAGACGCCATGAGCAAGCTGCCGGGCGTGGTGGACGTGCGATCCGGCTACACGGGCGGGCATACCGACCGGCCGTCCTATGAGGATGTCTGCCGCGGCGATACCGGCCACGCCGAAGCCGTGCTCGTGCGCTTCGATCCCGCCAAAATCAGCTATGAAGCCATCGTGCGCCGCTTCTTTGAAATTCACGATCCCACCCAGCTCAACCGCCAGGGCCCGGACGTGGGCAGTCAGTACCGCTCCGCCGTGTTCTGGCTGGATGAAAACCAGAAGCAGACCGCACAGAAACTCATCGATGAACTGCGCCGCCTCGGCTACGACGTCGTCACCCAACTCGAACCCGCCGGCCCCTTCTACGAGGCCGAAGCCTGGCATCAGGACTTCACCAGACGCACCGGCCGCGGCGGCTGCCACCTCCCCGTCCCCCGCTTCGACCGCCCCGCAAAGTAA
- a CDS encoding EAL domain-containing protein, with translation MTIGSGFHLSDLQYWRELKILAERASRDVLSGLLNRETATDYIEQCLRHMQPGDMCALFIVDLDNFKQVNDTLGHQAGDQVIRLAAKALSGCFRATDIVGRLGGDEFFALISGPITEESAREKARSICEALQFSIGVNPTLHVSSSVGVYIASGETRAFEKLYERADAALYEAKAEGRNRYHISSGEESEEGEHETEVLPYAPVQLQALLEHMEEGVALLEVQENISVVYASPALLGMLGAEPGSVALPCDLSSFSGIHPDDVPEYERLLRESMASGRGVEYEHRFLRNGVWRWCRARVTRMPASGGRVSMLALVRDVSGARKREDALQEESELLKLALDRGSRVLWELDVSSRRFVLFNSRRRVNASSMRVENFPEGLIERRWVHPDSVSRFRAFARDMLGGRPAGGGAFILRHKMSRRYGWFSVYYRVLPDGDRRPLKVIGIAEPLSGGVLSGGGISGRERLWEALRPNLFCYLRLDLTRDRVEALWSEGRTFTQHLRGVSCMELLKWEKKRLFRREDRDEFLSVFGRDALLEAFAHGSEWVTREYRRVDEGGMVRWLSYTAHLAQNPLSGDVQAFGFLQDTERRHAREASLVRSSSDLPVHGIYGRDMARRLAENVLETGGFPLHLLAFVRVLGLSGPEAARRRRFIFMAFSLLLGSDCVMGEHGEDAFTVFRSDAAPRVVTRQRMDEAFAFVRQALFDCGMAMIPRFVAAVACADLCGTDYEALVRRAEQMCGEWENEPSDVIVFIDDLSPFQPERSDGLPLGAESAASASVVRDAASGGEVPASVPAEESAPDAASASAGAAAPGTSDATLPAGAGTSAPAPHAAPGTFAAVSHGALGSPALASASASGTSAPAAAAAHGTSIPGASGTSPLGASFPGATASAPAVGNAALGAPLPGMAALVSAAAASAAASADHTDHADHAVSAVESDVAARPAQSVFPKEDVRNVEPARRLSDNGKNTAIACLEALLLDESPDVVMAEVLRNLGEYYQADRVYTLALVDDGRSVRATHEWVNDGRRSLKKQFSDVPLDKIPMCWRALRENAPLHMRSRGDRWSYAVFPLAPEDGEPDGLLCVENPRARMEGDGLFAVLMPYLERSLRVSGQGRDSGMRDALTGLQNLRAYMDKVCLLTSDAYSSLGAFILDIPGASQPRRRVGQRNSWRILYVAETLSAVFGRELLFRTRSDEFVALCANSTQNVFLARVLRAQSLLQRRYPGQLRFGYSWSEGLFSGDKLVKEARTIMLCNQLEPAADGKGQSAHGVRGPAVAGTAGLESFTIYLQPKVNMRTGDLVGAEVLVRGLDGSGRVIAPALFMESLERTGVIREVDLHVLNLALSTMENWRVRGWKVLPLSVNFSRATMLSASAPGSVLALFSRYPHISPNLLEIEVSENAGDLENRTLERAMAGFRPFGVRFGLDDFGTRYANLSVFANVAFDTVKLDRSLISGLSHNAVGRALVGDIVRLCAVRNMTCVAEGVETQAQIDALLAEGCVIGQGFYYGRPMSAADFERRYLRPQPGQEGVTP, from the coding sequence ATGACGATAGGCAGCGGATTTCATTTATCAGATCTTCAATACTGGCGCGAGTTGAAGATACTGGCGGAGCGCGCCTCGCGGGATGTATTGTCCGGGCTTTTGAATCGTGAGACGGCGACGGACTACATTGAGCAGTGTTTGCGGCACATGCAGCCTGGGGACATGTGTGCGTTGTTCATTGTTGATCTGGACAATTTCAAGCAGGTGAACGACACGCTGGGGCATCAGGCCGGGGATCAGGTCATCCGTCTGGCGGCGAAGGCGCTGTCGGGGTGTTTTCGGGCGACGGACATTGTGGGGCGTCTTGGCGGGGACGAGTTTTTTGCGCTGATTTCGGGTCCGATTACGGAGGAGAGTGCGCGGGAGAAGGCGCGGAGCATATGTGAGGCGCTGCAGTTTTCGATAGGCGTGAATCCGACGCTGCATGTGAGTTCGAGCGTTGGGGTGTACATAGCGTCCGGGGAGACGCGGGCGTTTGAGAAGCTGTACGAGCGTGCGGATGCGGCGTTGTACGAGGCCAAGGCGGAGGGGCGCAACAGGTATCACATCAGCAGCGGGGAGGAGTCGGAAGAAGGCGAGCACGAGACGGAAGTGCTGCCGTATGCGCCTGTTCAGCTTCAGGCGCTGCTTGAGCACATGGAAGAAGGCGTGGCGCTGCTGGAAGTGCAGGAGAACATCAGCGTGGTGTATGCGAGTCCTGCGCTTTTGGGCATGCTGGGCGCGGAGCCGGGAAGCGTGGCGCTGCCGTGTGATCTTTCGTCGTTTTCCGGGATTCATCCCGACGACGTGCCCGAATACGAGCGGCTTTTGCGCGAGAGCATGGCGAGCGGCCGCGGGGTGGAATACGAGCATCGTTTTCTGCGCAACGGGGTATGGCGCTGGTGTCGGGCGCGGGTGACGCGCATGCCGGCGTCCGGCGGCAGGGTGTCGATGCTGGCGCTGGTGCGGGATGTTTCAGGAGCGCGCAAGCGCGAGGACGCGCTTCAGGAAGAGAGCGAGCTTTTGAAGCTGGCGCTTGATCGCGGTTCGCGCGTGCTCTGGGAACTGGACGTGTCGTCGCGTCGATTTGTGCTGTTCAACAGTCGGCGTCGAGTGAACGCGTCGTCCATGCGGGTGGAGAATTTTCCGGAAGGCCTGATTGAGCGCAGGTGGGTGCATCCGGATTCCGTTTCCCGGTTCCGGGCTTTTGCGCGCGACATGCTGGGCGGACGTCCTGCGGGCGGCGGAGCGTTCATTCTGCGGCACAAGATGAGTCGTCGATACGGGTGGTTTTCGGTGTACTATCGGGTGCTGCCCGACGGGGATCGGCGGCCGCTCAAGGTGATAGGCATTGCGGAACCGCTTTCCGGGGGCGTGCTTTCGGGCGGAGGGATATCCGGCCGGGAGCGGCTGTGGGAGGCGCTGCGTCCGAATCTGTTCTGCTATCTGCGGCTTGATCTGACGCGTGACCGTGTGGAGGCGCTCTGGTCGGAAGGGCGGACGTTTACGCAGCATTTGCGCGGCGTGAGCTGCATGGAGCTCCTGAAGTGGGAGAAGAAGCGGCTGTTTCGGCGGGAGGACAGGGATGAATTTCTGTCGGTGTTCGGTCGGGATGCGCTGCTGGAGGCGTTTGCGCACGGCTCGGAGTGGGTGACGCGGGAATATCGTCGCGTGGACGAGGGCGGCATGGTGCGCTGGCTGTCGTACACGGCGCATCTGGCGCAGAATCCGCTTTCCGGGGACGTGCAGGCCTTCGGCTTTCTGCAGGACACGGAACGGCGGCATGCGCGGGAAGCGTCGCTGGTGCGCAGCTCAAGCGATTTGCCGGTGCACGGCATCTACGGGCGCGACATGGCCCGCAGGCTGGCGGAAAACGTGCTGGAGACCGGGGGCTTTCCGCTGCATCTGCTGGCGTTTGTGCGGGTGCTTGGTCTGTCCGGGCCGGAAGCGGCGCGCCGTCGTCGATTTATTTTCATGGCGTTTTCGTTGCTGCTCGGTTCCGACTGCGTGATGGGCGAGCACGGCGAGGACGCGTTTACGGTGTTTCGTTCCGACGCCGCGCCGCGGGTGGTGACGCGGCAGCGCATGGACGAAGCATTTGCCTTTGTGCGTCAGGCGCTGTTTGACTGCGGCATGGCCATGATTCCGCGTTTTGTGGCGGCGGTGGCCTGCGCCGATCTTTGCGGAACGGACTACGAGGCGCTGGTGCGGCGAGCCGAGCAGATGTGCGGCGAATGGGAAAACGAGCCTTCGGACGTGATTGTGTTCATTGACGATCTGTCGCCGTTCCAGCCCGAGCGGTCGGACGGGCTGCCGCTGGGCGCGGAATCCGCGGCTTCGGCGTCGGTCGTGCGGGATGCGGCGTCCGGCGGTGAGGTTCCGGCTTCCGTTCCGGCAGAGGAGTCTGCGCCGGATGCGGCGTCGGCATCCGCGGGCGCGGCGGCCCCCGGAACTTCCGATGCAACGCTCCCTGCGGGGGCGGGAACTTCGGCTCCTGCGCCCCATGCTGCTCCCGGAACTTTTGCCGCCGTGTCCCACGGCGCCCTCGGATCACCGGCTCTCGCGTCTGCTTCGGCTTCCGGAACCTCGGCCCCTGCGGCCGCTGCCGCCCACGGAACATCGATTCCCGGAGCCTCCGGAACTTCGCCTCTCGGCGCGTCGTTCCCCGGCGCGACGGCATCCGCTCCGGCCGTGGGCAACGCGGCCCTCGGCGCTCCGCTTCCCGGCATGGCGGCCCTGGTTTCCGCTGCGGCTGCGTCGGCGGCTGCCTCGGCCGACCATACCGACCATGCCGACCACGCGGTTTCCGCCGTTGAGAGCGACGTCGCCGCCCGCCCGGCGCAGTCCGTGTTTCCGAAGGAGGACGTGCGTAACGTCGAACCGGCGCGCCGCCTCTCCGACAATGGCAAGAATACGGCCATAGCCTGTCTGGAAGCCCTGCTGCTCGACGAGTCCCCGGACGTCGTCATGGCGGAGGTGCTGCGGAATCTGGGAGAATACTATCAGGCGGACAGAGTCTATACCCTCGCCCTCGTCGACGACGGCCGCAGCGTGCGCGCCACCCACGAATGGGTGAACGACGGCCGCCGCAGTCTGAAGAAGCAGTTTTCCGACGTGCCTCTCGACAAGATTCCCATGTGCTGGCGCGCCCTGCGCGAGAACGCGCCCCTGCACATGCGCAGCAGGGGCGACCGCTGGAGCTATGCCGTGTTCCCCCTCGCGCCGGAAGACGGCGAGCCCGACGGTCTGCTCTGCGTGGAGAATCCGCGGGCCCGCATGGAAGGCGACGGTCTGTTCGCCGTGCTCATGCCGTATCTGGAACGGTCGCTGCGCGTGTCCGGTCAGGGGCGGGATTCCGGCATGCGCGACGCGCTCACCGGATTGCAGAATCTGCGCGCCTACATGGACAAGGTGTGTCTGCTCACGTCCGACGCCTATAGTTCTCTGGGGGCGTTCATTCTGGATATTCCCGGGGCGTCCCAGCCGCGGCGGCGCGTGGGACAACGGAATTCGTGGCGCATCCTGTACGTTGCCGAAACGCTGAGCGCCGTGTTCGGTCGCGAACTGCTGTTCCGCACCCGCAGCGACGAATTCGTGGCCCTGTGCGCCAACAGCACCCAGAACGTTTTCCTCGCGCGGGTGCTGAGAGCGCAGTCCCTGCTGCAGCGGCGATATCCGGGCCAGCTGCGCTTCGGCTATTCCTGGTCGGAAGGTCTTTTTTCCGGCGACAAGCTGGTCAAGGAGGCGCGCACCATCATGCTCTGCAATCAGCTGGAGCCTGCGGCCGACGGAAAGGGGCAGTCCGCGCACGGCGTGCGGGGGCCCGCCGTGGCGGGCACGGCCGGACTGGAGAGCTTTACCATCTACCTTCAGCCCAAGGTGAACATGCGCACCGGCGATCTCGTGGGCGCGGAAGTCTTGGTGCGCGGCCTCGACGGTTCGGGCCGCGTCATTGCGCCCGCCCTGTTCATGGAATCCCTGGAACGCACGGGCGTCATCCGCGAGGTGGATCTGCACGTGCTCAATCTGGCGCTCTCCACCATGGAAAACTGGCGCGTGCGCGGCTGGAAGGTGCTGCCGCTTTCCGTGAACTTTTCGCGCGCCACCATGCTGAGCGCCTCGGCGCCGGGTTCGGTGCTGGCGCTGTTCAGCCGGTATCCGCATATTTCGCCGAACCTGCTCGAAATCGAGGTTTCCGAAAACGCCGGCGATCTGGAAAACCGCACGCTCGAACGCGCCATGGCGGGGTTTCGTCCGTTCGGGGTGCGCTTCGGTCTCGACGACTTCGGCACGCGTTACGCCAATCTTTCGGTGTTCGCCAACGTGGCCTTCGATACCGTGAAGCTCGACAGAAGTCTCATCAGCGGCCTGTCGCACAACGCCGTGGGACGCGCCCTCGTGGGCGACATCGTGCGGCTGTGCGCGGTGCGCAACATGACCTGCGTTGCCGAAGGCGTGGAGACGCAGGCGCAGATCGACGCCCTGCTTGCGGAAGGCTGCGTGATCGGACAGGGCTTCTACTACGGTCGCCCCATGTCGGCGGCGGATTTTGAACGCAGATACCTGCGCCCCCAGCCGGGGCAGGAAGGCGTGACCCCATGA
- a CDS encoding LPS translocon maturation chaperone LptM, with amino-acid sequence MKRRFVFSGAWFALIALCAALVVAGCGRKGDPVPDYSRDEFSFASLSAEAAADGTITFQGTVSGAAQNLEYMVLEMQAVDGELCEGCPFLPQDQYRVDSRDAWESNSGSSFSFVYRPVFSGSAYRWRLIGHNLYSGLPDVVSPMQTVFMDGYSGIDMSMPALGE; translated from the coding sequence ATGAAACGTCGTTTCGTGTTTTCAGGAGCCTGGTTTGCGCTGATTGCGCTGTGCGCGGCGCTCGTCGTCGCCGGATGCGGCCGCAAGGGCGATCCTGTGCCCGACTACTCCCGCGATGAATTTTCCTTTGCCTCGCTCAGCGCCGAGGCCGCGGCGGACGGCACCATCACGTTTCAGGGCACGGTGTCGGGCGCAGCTCAGAACCTGGAATACATGGTGCTGGAAATGCAGGCCGTGGACGGCGAACTGTGCGAAGGCTGCCCCTTCCTGCCGCAGGATCAGTACCGCGTCGATTCCCGCGACGCCTGGGAAAGCAACAGCGGCTCGTCGTTCAGCTTCGTGTATCGCCCCGTGTTTTCCGGCAGCGCTTATCGGTGGCGTCTCATCGGTCACAATCTTTACTCGGGCCTGCCCGACGTGGTGAGCCCCATGCAGACGGTGTTCATGGACGGCTATTCCGGCATCGACATGTCCATGCCCGCCCTCGGAGAATAA